DNA sequence from the Methanothermobacter thermautotrophicus genome:
AACTTGGCACCGTTGAAAGGCTGGGGCCCTACGGTAACCATGATTCACCCATCAGGATAGCCATCATAACAGGCGTCCACCCCCTGGAGGGGGATGCCCACAGTGCCATGATACAGGCTGTGGAGGAGAACTCAGACCGCCTCAGGTACATGTACGTCATCTACCACGTGAATGTAACCCGGGACCCCTCAGACTATGAGAGGGGGAGGATGGCGGGCCAGGTACTCGCAGGAAGGTACGTGGTCCCTGACGTGTCAGCCGGGGACTACGCCCTCGCAGTTGATGTGCACTCCAACAGGGGCAACTACGCCGTGAGGAGGTTCGTATTCACACCACTCCCTGAGGAGAGGAGCAGAGGGATAGCCATGGAACTCTCATCAAGGATCAGCTGGTTATCCTACCACTTCCCGGAGTCCCAGACAAGCCCCGCCTATGTTACGGAACCCCTGATAAGGAACGGGATACCTGCAATCCTCTACGAGAACTACATGTACCAGGACCCATCCAGGACACTTGAAGATGCCAGGGAATTCCTGATGACCCTTGACTCCATTGACGTCTCCATGTTCAACTGAGAGAACAGCAACCACCAGGTCAATCATGAGGTCACCCACCTAAAGAAGAAGCACCACCAGATTAATATACGTGGTGGATGAAATATTATAGTCGATGATACACTACAGAATGGACCAGCCAGAGAGGGTGAGGTGCAGTGTCTGCGGCGGCATCGCAGAGGAGGTCGAGGAGACCTACCCCGAGGAGGGCGACTTCATCCTCTTGATCTACAGGTGCCGTGACTGCGGCCATCTCGAGAAGCGCCAGTACGGTAAACCCGTGAAGATAATTGATTGAGGTGATTTAATGGTTGATGTGTGCGGTGTTAATGGATACGATGAGATCTCAGGGAAACTGAAGGATCTTCTGGGCCTTGAAAAATCCCCTGTGGCAATTAAACTCGTCCTGAGGGAGGATGACCTCCCTGAGGGTGTTGAGAAGATAGAAAAACCTGCAAGGCACTGTGAAATGGTCCAGATGGCTGCAGCAGGCGAGGTGTTCTATGCCACTGCAGAGGCCCAGGCATGCAAGGGTGGTGCCGATGCCCTCGGAATCGATGAGGCCCCTGAGAAGGTCAGGACAGGGGAGTTCTACTACAACCTCGGAAGGTTTGCAAGCTTTGCATCAGCCAAGAGGACCTTCGATGGGATACCATCCATTGACCTCAAATTCTATGCAGCAGTCTACGCACCCCTGGAGAAGGCCACATTCGACCCCGACGTAATATTGATAATCTGCAACCCGGCCCAGGCCATGAAGATCTCACAGGCCCTCGTCTACACCCTCGGGGGCCGTGTGGAGGCAGACTTCTCGGGTATACAGTCACTGTGTGCAGATGCCGTTGCAGGGCCATACATGAGGAAGAGGCCAAACATAACCATGGGCTGCAGCGGATCAAGGCAGTACGCTGGTGTAAGGGACGATGAACTCATCGTCGGCCTCAACGGTGAAAACCTGGGATGCTTTGTTAACGCCCTTGAGGCCATAAGTTAAGACAATCCATGGGGATGATATGGTGGTTGAGACGAAGACCTTCAGGATCCTTGAGGATGTTGCAGACCTTGAGGAGAAGATAAGGAAGTATGAGGGTGAGGCAGACCAGGAACTTGTAATCAACTGGATCTACGACACCCTCGAGATCCTCAGGAGTGTTGGTAAACTCCTCGAGGAGGTGGAGGACCGCCTGGATTTACTTGAAGAGGAGACCGAGGAAAAGAAATTCTAGGTCTCCACCTTTCTATTTTTTCTGTGAAAGATAGCATTCCATTGAGATCATTCTGTATCTTTATCTACATCCCTGAAATGGTCCCTGATCCTCAAAGAGATCATTCTGTATCTTTATCTACATCCCTGAAATGGTCCCTGATCCTCAAATAATCACTGTAATGGTTTATGTTAACAAGTTCAATGGGGTCAGAGGCCTCTACACCGTAGAGCCTCACACCATCCTCCAGCATCATCCAGAGGAGGGGGTTTATGTTACCATCCCCCCGGGGCAGGTACTCCCTGAGGAGATCGGCGCCTGCTGCAAGGGGCATCCCGATCCCCCTGGCACTCTCAAGCCAGCCACTCTCACCCCTCGCGAGGATTGAAACCGTGCAGGGATCAGCATGTTCAGCTATCCTCCTGAGGGTTGCAGGTGATACTGCTGGCTGGTCCCCTGCAGCGCAGAGAATTATATCTCCAGCTGCAGCCTTTACACCCCTCAGGAGTGACGAGGATAAAGGGACATCCACGGGGTCGTTTCTCACCACACGGACATCCAGACTGGAGAGGGCCTCCTCCACCTCCCCTGCCCTGTGGCCTGTCACGACTATGCACTCATCAACCCCCGCAGAGAGCACAGCCCTGACTGTAGCCTCTATGACGGTAACCCCATTGAGGGGGAGGAGGAGCTTGTGGACCGGTTCGAGGCCAAGTTCAGCCATGTCCCTCATCATCCGGCTCGCCCTGCCGGCTGCAGCAACGACAGCAGATATCACATTAACCACCCCAGGCGGGTTCAAGCCTGTATAGCCTGGCGTATATCCTTGTATTGGCACCTGAACCCGTCGTCCACATCTCTATGAGTACCGGGTATTCCCCTGTGTTCCGGACCTTTATACCCGTTGCCGGGTTGAAGCCGAAGAGGACCGCATGGAACTCCCAGGTCATACCCCTCGGAAGGGGCATGCCAGCTGAGGTCACGATGGCCCTCAGTGCCCTTGCAGGGGGGCATGAACCATGGGATGCATAACCGCCGGGGGCTTCAGGATCCCTTGATGCCGTGAATCTCACGGTCTCCTTACCAGAGGCCTCACTACCCGGAGGGATTATTGTTCCATTCCAGGCCTCTGCGAAGGCCCTCGCATTGAAGGCCCTCTTATTATCATCATACTCCGGGTAGGATCCAAGGAAACTCACTGCACTGGATACCAGGACCCGCCGGCTATCATCGGTGTAGACCATCACAGGGGATCCTGATGGGTAGTTCTCCATGTACTCGAGCGCAGAAGCGCCAAAGAGTTCCTCTATCATCCCTGGCGGGACAGGAAGCCTTCCATCACTGAAATTTGAGAGCTGATAGTCCAGCGTAATCCTGTCACCCTCATCGGCCCTCCTGTACCATCTCTTTATCCTGTCAATCGATTTGTATCTGTGGGGGACTGTGCTGTTGCTTATGCTCCCTGCCGGTACAAAACGGACCCTCTTTCCATTTTCAACTATCTCCAAACCATCCTTCCTTTTAACCCCATAGGTGTAGGGTGTCTTGTAGGCCCAGAGGAAGGTGGGGGGCTCCTCCACCACGAGCCTCCCACCCTGGACCCTGAGGGACCCTGGACCGCTGACAGTGGACCTGCCACTGGCATCCACACCCTCTGTCATCTCAGATATGGGGACGTGTACAGTCCCTGTCAGGATGGCCTGGATGAGGTTTGATGGGTTGAGGTAGTTGAACTCGTCAAGTATGTAGTCGGGGTGGAGTATGAGTGGCACGCTCCTAACCCTGGACTCATCGATGACATCCTGGCCCTCGAGCACGGTACTCCCCATGGGAAGTGCCGCTATCTCCTCAGGGTCCTGTGGTTCAACCCTTCCCTCAAGGTACCATCCAGCAGCCGCCGCTAGTGCAACCAGAACAATTAAAAGGATCAGGTGTTTACCTGATAGCTTCCTCACCATACCTGTATCCCCCCTCTCCTATTATGAGTACAGTGTCATCTGGTCCTGCAATTTCAAGGGCCCTCCTGACGGCCTCGGCCACCTGCTCCCTGCTGGCCCCCAGGGTGCCTCCACCGGCCCTCATCCTGCTGGATTCTATGTGGACCGCCTTCTCCCCGAGGATGCCCGAGGCCCTCCTGGCGGCATAGGATGCAGGTATGACCACATCTGCATCCTTGAGGATCGCTGCCATCTCCCTGTCCCCTTCGATTCCGCTCTCTGATGCCACGGTGTTGACCACTATAAGTCTCCGGTCACCCCTGAGCTCCTGCATGACGGCCCTGACACCTGCAGGGTTGTGGGCGTAGTCCAGGATGACCCTGGGCGACTCTAAGATCTCCTGGAACCTTCCGGGGACGCCTTTGAATGATTCGATGCCCCTGACGATGTCATCGATCTCCACTCCCAGGGTCCATGCGGCTGCAGCCGCTGCAAGGGCATTGTAGACATTGAACATCCCG
Encoded proteins:
- a CDS encoding DUF169 domain-containing protein, whose translation is MVDVCGVNGYDEISGKLKDLLGLEKSPVAIKLVLREDDLPEGVEKIEKPARHCEMVQMAAAGEVFYATAEAQACKGGADALGIDEAPEKVRTGEFYYNLGRFASFASAKRTFDGIPSIDLKFYAAVYAPLEKATFDPDVILIICNPAQAMKISQALVYTLGGRVEADFSGIQSLCADAVAGPYMRKRPNITMGCSGSRQYAGVRDDELIVGLNGENLGCFVNALEAIS
- a CDS encoding NTP transferase domain-containing protein, producing the protein MISAVVAAAGRASRMMRDMAELGLEPVHKLLLPLNGVTVIEATVRAVLSAGVDECIVVTGHRAGEVEEALSSLDVRVVRNDPVDVPLSSSLLRGVKAAAGDIILCAAGDQPAVSPATLRRIAEHADPCTVSILARGESGWLESARGIGMPLAAGADLLREYLPRGDGNINPLLWMMLEDGVRLYGVEASDPIELVNINHYSDYLRIRDHFRDVDKDTE